The Cucurbita pepo subsp. pepo cultivar mu-cu-16 chromosome LG08, ASM280686v2, whole genome shotgun sequence genome contains a region encoding:
- the LOC111800061 gene encoding uncharacterized protein LOC111800061, with product MEKKLRTAKKAWKKLTSTLRFKFHALKISRSINIVTRRLNSVVQRSLSLLFPSKFRRRLLRRKSSPSSYYRRDQNQYLQQYDEYVQNPNNFAPIHIDELFADPAAPIAETSRGKEVMEEEKEKETSVNSIEDAWKIVVASSPHLRPVDERAEEFIRKFREEIILEKEKSLLEFQQMLARSA from the coding sequence atggagaagaagctTCGTACGGCGAAGAAGGCGTGGAAGAAACTAACCAGCACATTACGATTCAAATTCCACGCGCTCAAAATCTCCAGATCCATCAATATAGTCACGCGCCGCCTCAACTCCGTTGTTCAACGCTCACTCAGCCTTCTATTTCCCTCCAAATTTCGCCGCCGTCTTCTCCGCCGTAAGTCCTCTCCTTCTTCATATTACCGTCGCGATCAGAATCAATATCTCCAACAATACGATGAATACGttcaaaatccaaacaatTTCGCGCCAATCCACATCGATGAGCTCTTCGCGGATCCGGCAGCGCCGATTGCAGAGACGAGCAGAGGAAAAGAAGTAATGGaagaggagaaggagaaggagacgAGTGTTAACAGCATTGAAGATGCTTGGAAAATCGTGGTGGCTTCGTCGCCGCATCTACGGCCGGTGGATGAACGAGCAGAGGAGTTCATAAGGAAATTCCGAGAAGAGATTATTCTTGAGAAGGAGAAATCGCTTCTCGAATTTCAACAGATGTTGGCCCGCAGTGCTTGA
- the LOC111801109 gene encoding putative E3 ubiquitin-protein ligase XBAT35: MGQQQSKDELLYQQVSYGNSEGIKALCREGAGLEWIDKEAKTPLIVACMSPELHNVARTLIELGANVNAYRPGRHAGTPLHHAAKRGLENNVKLLLSHGANPLIMNDDCQSPLDVARAKGHSNVVRTIESHICLFSGWLREFHGPGFLEVLAPQLVSRRVWAVILPCGARNLARPLKLELAIYPTLQDAQPRIVVPLWRASLEETKSQHSDPSVMIVDNAAKTRLKLASGNENDKEQLLWFCNACKGIPTVMHPAFMNGNQGSGASATAPPDTEDVELDMAINASIQSSTQGRPPFPDPSPSSKASASSSHTGPVAPTTTHSTKLGTNDSEEHEAGQSSNSNEHPEIQTNTIPSDSVPSAPPVANDILDDGAIHYPSIDSSPIDLRPGEGKEEASSSSCVICLDAPIEGACIPCGHMAGCMNCLTEIKSKKWGCPVCRAKIDQVVRLYAV, from the exons ATGGGGCAACAACAATCGAAAGATGAACTGCTCTACCAGCAAGTAAGCTATGGAAATTCAGAAGGGATTAAAGCCCTTTGCCGAGAGGGTGCAGGCCTTGAG TGGATTGATAAGGAGGCGAAAACCCCTTTAATTGTGGCTTGCATGAGTCCTGAGCTTCACAATGTTGCGAGAACTTTGATAGAACTTGGTGCTAATGTTAATGCCTATCGGCCTG GACGTCATGCTGGTACCCCTTTACATCATGCAGCTAAAAGAGGTCTTGAAAATAATGTCAAATTACTTCTTTCTCATGGAG CAAATCCATTGATCATGAATGATGATTGCCAGAGTCCTCTTGATGTTGCTAGAGCAAAAGGTCACAGCAATGTTGTTCGTACGATCGAG agtCATATTTGTTTGTTCTCGGGTTGGTTGCGGGAGTTCCATGGACCAGGATTTTTGGAAGTACTGGCTCCTCAATTGGTCTCAAGGAGAGT TTGGGCTGTTATTTTACCATGTGGAGCAAGAAACCTTGCAAGGCCTTTAAAGCTGGAGCTTGCTATATACCCAACTTTACAG GACGCTCAACCGCGTATTGTTGTTCCACTGTGGAGAGCCAGTTTGGAGGAGACGAAGTCACAGCATTCTGATCCATCAGTTATGATTGTGGATAACGCGGCGA aaACTCGCTTGAAACTCGCATCCGGGAACGAAAATGACAAAGAACAACTTCTGTGGTTTTGCAATGCATGCAAAGGAATTCCTACG GTGATGCACCCTGCATTTATGAATGGTAACCAGGGCTCGGGTGCATCCGCAACTGCACCGCCGGACACAGAAGATGTGGAGCTAGACATGGCCATTAACGCTTCCATACAATCATCTACCCAGGGGAGACCACCCTTTCCTGATCCTAGTCCAAGTTCTAAAGCAAGTGCCTCTAGCAGCCATACAGGTCCAGTTGCACCAACAACAACACATTCGACGAAATTAGGCACGAATGATTCCGAAGAGCATGAAGCTGGCCAGAGCAGCAACTCGAACGAACATCCCGAAATTCAGACTAACACCATCCCGTCAGATTCAGTACCTTCAGCTCCACCGGTGGCAAATGATATTCTGGACGATGGTGCAATTCACTATCCATCGATCGATTCAAGTCCGATTGACTTAAGACCGGGCGAAGGGAAAGAGGAAGCGAGTTCTTCATCATGTGTTATATGTTTGGATGCTCCCATTGAAGGAGCCTGCATTCCCTGCGGACATATGGCTGGGTGCATGAATTGTTTGACTgaaatcaaatccaagaaaTGGGGCTGCCCAGTTTGTCGCGCCAAAATCGACCAGGTCGTCCGATTGTATGCTGTATGA
- the LOC111799874 gene encoding uncharacterized protein At4g14342 — protein sequence MQASDRFNINSQLEHLQAKYVGTGHADLNRFEWAVNIQRDSYASYVGHYPILAYFAIAENESIGRERYNFMQKMLLPCGLPPEREDD from the exons ATGCAGGCCAGTGATAGATTCAACATCAATTCCCAGCTTGAGCACCTTCAGGCTAAATATGTGGGAACTGGGCATGCTGACTTAAATAGATT TGAATGGGCTGTGAACATTCAGCGTGATAGCTATGCATCATATGTTGGACATTATCCCATTCTAGCTTACTTCGCTATAGCAGAAAATGAATCCATTGGAAGGGAACGCTACAACTTTATGCAG AAAATGCTATTACCTTGCGGCCTTCCTCCAGAAAGAGAAGATGATTGA